Genomic segment of Osmia bicornis bicornis chromosome 2, iOsmBic2.1, whole genome shotgun sequence:
attttaaatatataaaaagagagaaagtttcttaaaaaatctgtgattaatattaaaaattttaatttagtttatgaaagtaaattaaTACGTGTAcgtattttgtaaaaatattatactaGAACTTAGTTGTTTAATTCTTCTATTAAAAGatatgtgtatatatgtacaaaCATAATTTTATAGATATGAAGTAGAAATGtgattttcttcattttataatcttattttgttatgaaaataaagaattagtATCTAATATcattatacatacattattaaataataaatgttttcaTTTATAGAAGAAATATGTCTAGCACATCGCAGAAACATAAAAACTTTGTGGCAGAGCCAATGGGTAGTAAACCTGTTACAGACCTTGCTGGAGTTGGAGAAGTTTTAGGACGTAGATTAGAAGCTGCTGGCTTTGATAAGgtataatacattttattataaataaaattgtgatctgaaaattatgaaaattctaagcataattttaagaaaatattttgttctttcttttAGTAATATGTTAAAAGGAACTTTTTTAACAAACATAAGtactattatttatataaatcaAGCAATATacttacaaaatttattaaacaattattgagaaattacatataccttttatttgttaaaatgtGTAGGCATATGTAGTTCTTGGGCAATATTTGGTCTTAAAGAAGAACAGGGAATTATTTCAAGAATGGATGAAAGATGCATGTTCAGCTAATGCAAAACAGTCTAATGATTGTTATCAGTGCCTTTCTGATTGGTGTGAAGAATTTTTgtaaagtaattaataaagtTAATAACGTTAATATTGCAAAACTAAAACTACTAAGAGATTatctattataatattttaatgtaaaatGTGAAAACAAGTTCACTTTTGTGAATTCAATATTTTagacaattttaatataatataacgagagtaattatataaaatggtATTTTAACATACTGTATAAATTTATAGTTTTATTTCATGTTAACAATAATATAGTTAGCAATAGCTCGATATTGGCAGGTTAAATCTTGACATTAATTTTTAGTAAGGTCTTagttatttgtttaaaaactGTGTACTATAAAACATGTAATAGTTGCTATATTTTCTACATATTCATATAACATTGTATAAGCTACTcagtatataaattttttacttgtaataatatttcacTTCTTATATCTTTTGTTATACAAAAGTTTAAGAAATAAGTAGAAAGCTTAATtcagaaatatatttttgggtataatatttaataactgaAATGTTCAAAACATATACATGTATTTACAAGACTGTAGTGATATTCTAAATTAAAGATTTAGATAAATCTCGAAACTGCTAAATCAAGGTAAATACCAACATTAATAAAACTATTTTTCATATCATAACTTTGCATTTGTTTctaatatgaaaattaaactTCATTACTTAATtctgtttataaaaattatttttgatgTGTATTAAGACAATTATGTAAATACAATTTATATCAacataatattgtaattagtTTTTTTATGTTAATTACTTATAAGATTTCTATGTATTTATACATTGAATTATCTAACAACTATATAAAATGATTCAAAAACTAAGGAGTTTCATGTTAAAATATCTTATCATTTTATATCAAAACAAAACTCATCCATAATTTAGGTAGATTTATTTTCATGGAACATCCTGTAAATCCACTTCATTCATCTTTTTACAAAGATGGTTGAAAAGGTTACGAGATGAAAATAAACTACCGACACACGTGAAATTGAATTTACTATCTTTCAACCACCATGACAAATATTTTGTTGAGATGCGTAAATTATTTTGGATATCTTCCGAAAGTAGCAATATTGAATGAGAACAACAAAATAATAAGTTTAGCAGTTCAACAGTGTGCTAAACTACTAACTTTAACGAGGTTAGTTTTTTGAatgctttttattttaatattatctaAAAATATAACTAATTCTTTTAGATCAACATCACAACTtatcgatgaaaataaaatcgcAATAGATGagaaatttcataatataagtaaaaatatattaatatacaaatctataagaaaaaatgaaattgaagataTTGTGAATCGTATACACTCACCATGTATGTATAGAATGGATgtgtattataatttctatatattttgttaCTTTAAATTATATATGTTAAAATTTGGTGGCAAGTACAGAACTATTTTCTGTGATTAATGatagtaaaattatttaagttAGTAACAAGCAAAAAgaatgtattttattaataagcTGCTTACAAAATGCAGTTgaagttatttaaaaattaaatatatatatccaAAATAAGAAGATAGAAAATgtcaataatttaattaaaaccttATTTTTGTTTTAGATCTTTTAACTAGTTATCAAGCATTTTCATTACTTAGATGGTGTAATAATGTAGAAGATTGTACCCCACAAGAGAGAgtgaaaattatgaaatctTTATGGATTAATTTAACTATATGCAGTATGTTTCTAATAATATATCCTTAtttagtaatataatataatgtaatataatgtaatagataTGTTTTTTGGTTTGTATTTAAAGATTTCCAGCTAGAAGTAATACATTACAATGCAATTTTAAAGCTATACGTAGataataattatgatatttCTCTTTCTGACTTATtaatggaaatgaaaaataaaaatattgatccAAATAGTGTTACACATCTGATATGTTTTGAATATTATTGTATGAAAGGAGATATTAATAAGTCATTGCTACTTTTGAAATCTCATTTCTGTagatttccattttcttcacTTGAACCTATTTTTAATGCATTATTAATGGGATTTTCTCAATTAGGGTAAATATATTGTAGTTAATAACATTAATAGCaatgatatatattttttgtactatatattaatatttcaataatttgtatattttttaggAACATAGAATATGTAAATaaacttttaaataatatgacaaataaagatataaaacTAACTTCAAAGTCATATACTGCTATTATGTGTACTTATGccaaattaaagaatattgataaaataaaCGAAGTAATTAAAACTTGTTACTCAAACAATATGTATTTTactaatgcaaatattttggAGGTGATTTATGTGTTGGCTGTAAATAATCACATAGAACACATTAATAGTGtaagaatttataaaaattttacaagcAGTATACATTTATGTTTGGGTATGTAAattcaaaattgataattttttattttagatgTATCAGTATTTAAAGAAAGTACTATATGTGTCTGAtgaagaaattcaaattatactgaaattaataaatattaatcaagCAAATATAGCTATAACTGCATTTTTACACATGATTTTAAAAGTTGATAAATGGTCAcagtatgaaaatattatgaaaataattataaaacatgTAGTTGATAGATGTATGGTAAGAACAGAgagtttttatattttaggTGTCATATAACTTATTCTCCATGGTATATATGTTTTTAGGCAGCTGATTTAGTGATTCAGATATGTAATTGTTTTAAATCTAATCCAGGAATGTATAAGAAATCAGTATCATTGTCATTGTATTATTCATTACAAAAAGAtgatcatttatttctttctctgcTGAGAGCATGTAAATCtcattatataataaaacCACACTATTTTTGGCCACTTTTAATCAGAAGGGCAACTAAATATGATCATCATGGTACgtattttataaacaaatatataaaagtcatctaaatattataaatataatgatcaatatttttattcaatatgaATAAAAACATATATATTTCCTTTaggtattttaaatattcttcaaaTTATGGTTGAAGAGTTTAATGTATTTccttgtattcatacaattacTGATTACGTTTTACCAACTTCCTTTAAAAGTGTACGCCACACAAaagatttattaaaacaaaaatataaagtagATGTAACTGTATTTAATAATGCTTGGGTATTattgtgtttaaaaaaatataaaacaggGTATGCTGCATCATACAGTAAGTACTTGTAACATGTATATACAATACAttaaataagataaaatacaaaattaattcacaCTATTGTTTTTTATAGTACAATATAACCCAGGTCTATATTTTTATAAGGAACTTGTTTATGATCTTAGGAATGCTACAATTTTTAGAAATGATATAGAAAGTTTTGTAAATATCAGTTACAACTTATTAGAAGATACAAATAATGCAAAATTAGAACTTGTATCTATGGATAAACAGTTATGCGATATGATGCTCGAGTTTCCACTTAATAAAATATGGTTAAAAAGGGTATGATGAACTTTATGATTAAAgctatttttaatattctagtggtattttattattattatcattatttcaGGTAGTTGATCGTTTAACACGTAATGGTATTGAATTAAAAGATACAACAATAAagatgataaatatttttctaaaggAATATGAAGGAAATGATAGAACACCTTCAAAGAAAACGGTATAAACTTATTCATTAATTCAAatttgatattaaataaatttataatatattatacaacgtatttttgttataaattaatgttttcctatttattttatagcGAAACGTacagattaattaattattaatgggATTAATTAAAGTCTGTATAACATGTTGGAAGTAATATAAAGTGTATGCAAACCAGtagaaaataatgtaataatatttcgAGTTACCTGCATCAATACATCAAATGAGACTGTCATTTTTTAACTGCACAAATAAATGTTCTAATGGTAGCTTTTGTTATATACACCAaaggaataataatttaatgctattcgtaataatataa
This window contains:
- the LOC114883032 gene encoding barrier-to-autointegration factor B, with product MSSTSQKHKNFVAEPMGSKPVTDLAGVGEVLGRRLEAAGFDKAYVVLGQYLVLKKNRELFQEWMKDACSANAKQSNDCYQCLSDWCEEFL
- the LOC114883026 gene encoding leucine-rich PPR motif-containing protein, mitochondrial isoform X1, encoding MTNILLRCVNYFGYLPKVAILNENNKIISLAVQQCAKLLTLTRSTSQLIDENKIAIDEKFHNISKNILIYKSIRKNEIEDIVNRIHSPYLLTSYQAFSLLRWCNNVEDCTPQERVKIMKSLWINLTICNFQLEVIHYNAILKLYVDNNYDISLSDLLMEMKNKNIDPNSVTHLICFEYYCMKGDINKSLLLLKSHFCRFPFSSLEPIFNALLMGFSQLGNIEYVNKLLNNMTNKDIKLTSKSYTAIMCTYAKLKNIDKINEVIKTCYSNNMYFTNANILEVIYVLAVNNHIEHINSMYQYLKKVLYVSDEEIQIILKLININQANIAITAFLHMILKVDKWSQYENIMKIIIKHVVDRCMAADLVIQICNCFKSNPGMYKKSVSLSLYYSLQKDDHLFLSLLRACKSHYIIKPHYFWPLLIRRATKYDHHGILNILQIMVEEFNVFPCIHTITDYVLPTSFKSVRHTKDLLKQKYKVDVTVFNNAWVLLCLKKYKTGYAASYIQYNPGLYFYKELVYDLRNATIFRNDIESFVNISYNLLEDTNNAKLELVSMDKQLCDMMLEFPLNKIWLKRVVDRLTRNGIELKDTTIKMINIFLKEYEGNDRTPSKKTRNVQIN
- the LOC114883026 gene encoding leucine-rich PPR motif-containing protein, mitochondrial isoform X2, which encodes MTNILLRCVNYFGYLPKVAILNENNKIISLAVQQCAKLLTLTRSTSQLIDENKIAIDEKFHNISKNILIYKSIRKNEIEDIVNRIHSPYLLTSYQAFSLLRWCNNVEDCTPQERVKIMKSLWINLTICNFQLEVIHYNAILKLYVDNNYDISLSDLLMEMKNKNIDPNSVTHLICFEYYCMKGDINKSLLLLKSHFCRFPFSSLEPIFNALLMGFSQLGNIEYVNKLLNNMTNKDIKLTSKSYTAIMCTYAKLKNIDKINEVIKTCYSNNMYFTNANILEVIYVLAVNNHIEHINSMYQYLKKVLYVSDEEIQIILKLININQANIAITAFLHMILKVDKWSQYENIMKIIIKHVVDRCMAADLVIQICNCFKSNPGMYKKSVSLSLYYSLQKDDHLFLSLLRACKSHYIIKPHYFWPLLIRRATKYDHHGILNILQIMVEEFNVFPCIHTITDYVLPTSFKSVRHTKDLLKQKYKVDVTVFNNAWVLLCLKKYKTGYAASYIQYNPGLYFYKELVYDLRNATIFRNDIESFVNISYNLLEDTNNAKLELVSMDKQLCDMMLEFPLNKIWLKRVVDRLTRNGIELKDTTIKMINIFLKEYEGNDRTPSKKT